From the genome of Parcubacteria group bacterium CG10_big_fil_rev_8_21_14_0_10_36_14:
CCTAATTTCAGCCTTAAACTTATTCTTCAGCATATTTACAATTTTGCCCATAACATTTTCTGCTTCTTTTGCTTCTAATGTTTTGTGCGAAGAACAAAAAAATATATGAAGCGCTAAAGATTTTTTTCCTGTTGGCACACCTTTACCTTCATAAGCGTCAAAAAAATCCACATCTCGTATAAGCGCATCTTGCGAATAAATCGCTTGTTTTATTTCTTCATATTCCTGTTTTTTATCCACAATAAAAGCAACATCACGCAAAATACCCGGAAACTCAGGTAATGACTCATATGGTTTATGAGATTTTAGATGTTCTAAAAGTCTTCCGAAATCCAAATCAAAGACAGCAACCCTTGTCTCTACTCCGACTTTTAAAAGAACTGCCGGATGGAGTTCGCCAAAACATCCCAGATTTTCTTTTCCTACCAAAACAACAAAACTTCTTGTAGGATGATAATTTTTATTTTCACAATCTCCAAAAGTATAACTAACTCCGTATTTTTTTAATAATGCCGACAAAAATCCTTTTATTTTATAAAATAATTGCCCTTCTGGAGAATTTCCCCAGACCGCTCCGGCGAAACGTATCTCTTCTTTTGGCAGTTCGCCTTTGCCTGATTTTTTATAAACCCTGCCCAACTCAAATATTTCTCCTTCGCTAGACCTGTTTTCATTTTCACGCGAGATACCCACAAGAGATGGTAAAATCGAAGGTCTCATATATGCCAAATCTTCGGAAAGCGGATTAGCAATTTTCACCGCATCCTTTAGATTGAAAGTATCTAGCGCCTTCTTACTTACCATGGTATATGGCATTACTTCAAAAAATCCGGCTGACACTGCAAATTGTTTTATTTTTTTCTCCCAAACAAAACTCTTATCCAATACCTCGTCCGGCAACTCTCCTTTTGGAAGAGTGTTCGGCAAATTATGATAACCAAATATGCGAGCAATTTCTTCTATCAAATCTTCTTCTATTTCTATATCACATTCGCGCCAATACGGAGCTTTGGCTTTTATCCTTTTACCATCTGTTTTAACGAAAAATCCCAATCGAGATAAAATATCAGCCATTTCTGCAATTTTTATATCTGCGCCAATAATTTTTTTGGCTCGTTCCGTATCCAAAGTTATTTCTTTTGGAGAAAATTTTTTACTGCGCAAATCAAATACTTCGCTTACAATTTTTCCACCGGCTATTTCTTTTATCAATTCTGCTGCGCGGTATAGAGCATTTGTCGTCGCTTCGGTAGAAAGTCCTTTTTCGAAAAGATTTGACGATTCGCTCCGAAGTCCAAGTCCGCGCGAAGTTTTTCGCACTGTTACAGGATTAAACGTTGCAGCTTCTAAAACAATAGTTTTGGTTTCTTCGCTCACACCAGAAGATTCTCCACCCATAACACCGGCAACTGCTGAAGGATTTTTACCATCAGCTATCACAAGATTATCTTCTCCTAACTTATACTCTTCTCCGTCCAATGCTTTTATTTTTTCGCCTTTTTTAGCGCAACGAATTATTATTTTTTTATCCAAAAGTTTATCATAATCAAAAGCATGTAAAGGTTGACCCATTTCCCATAAAATCAGATTTGTAATATCTACTATATTATTAATGGACCGCGAGCCTACGGTCATTAACTTCTGTTTTAACCACCAGGGCGATTCTTTCACCTCTACGCCCTCAATAACAACTGCTTGATAACGATAGCAAAGCTCTGGCTCTTTATTCTCCACTTTCAATATGTTACCCTTCTTCCCGTTTATTGAAGTTATTTTTGGGAATTCAAACGGTGCTTTCAATATTGTTCCTGCTTCACGAGCTACTCCCAAAATACAAAGCTCATCAGGCCGGTTAGTTGTTACCTCAATATCAAAAATAGTATCTTGCAAATTAAGAGCTTTTGCCAACAATGTCCCTGATTTTGCAGAAATAGCTGACAAGTCCAAAATTTCATGGCTGTCTTTTTGTTCAAACTGCCAATCAAGGCCAATTTCCGACGCAGCGCAAATCATTCCTCCGCTTTTTACTCCGCGAATTTCTGTCGTCTTTAGTTCTACAAGTTCTCCCTCGCCATGCCAACGGACTTTTGCGCCTTCCAATGCTACAGCAACCTTCATTCCCACTTCTAAGTTTGACCCGCCACAAACAATCTCTACTTTTTTTCCAATATCAGTTAAAACTAATTTTAATTTATCGGCATTAGGATGTTTTTTTATTTCCAAAATTTTTCCTAATACAATTTTATCCCAAGTCTCTCCTTGTGGATAAATGCGTTCAACTCCCACTCCGCACAAAGAAACGCAGGACGCAAACTCTTCCGGCTTTAATCCGGTTTTTAAATACTCTTTTAGCCAATTATAAGAAACTAAAATGTTCATTTTATTAATTCTAATAATTTTTTGAAATCTTCCGGTTTCCAACCCGGATAAAATTCTTTTCCTATTCCGGATGAATCACGTCCTTGCGAAAGACTTTCCAAATCATCTTCCGTACTTTCAAAATATTTTGGATCTACTTCTTTTTTCGTGCGCATCAATCCTACTTTTTCTTGTATTTCATCTTCAGTCGGACGACCCTTTTCTGCAATTTTGTCTTTTTCTATGATTACAGTGTCTTCTTCTTTCCGTTCCAGTAATTTTTTATTTGTTGTCTTTATTTCTCCTGATACTTCGGACGTTTGTCCTGAGTATATTATTGGTTTCTCTTTCATATTTTTTCTCCTAATTAGTTATATAAATTTTAAAAATTAAAATTGTTTTAAAAATCTTAAATCATTTTTATAAAGCAAACGGATGTCGTCTATTTTCATCCCCTCTTTCATCATAAATGTCCGCTCAACACCCCAACCAAATGCAAACCCATTATATATTTTTGGATCAATTCCGCCAGCTTTCAATACATTGGGATGAATCATTCCCGCACCACCAAGTTCAAGCCAGCCTTCTTTGCAAAGTCGGCATTTTAAGCCGTCTTCCAATTTTCCTATTCCTCCACAAACATCACAACTCACATCAATCTCAAACGACGGTTCGGTAAAACGAAAATGAAACGGGCGAAGACGTGTACGCCTACCCTCCCCAAAAAAACTTTTGGCAAAATAATCGAGCACGCCTTTTAAGTTGGCGATACTTACATCCTTATCAATAAAAAGCCCTTCAAACTGATGAAAAACGGGCGTATGTGATACATCGGACTGCCTGCGATATGTCTTTGAAATATTCATCATTCTAATTGGCAATTTTCCACTTTCCATTTCGCGAACCTGTCCGCTTGATGTGTGTGGCGTCAAGACAATCTTTCCTTTTTTTCCAACAGGTAAATCAATAAAAAATGTTTCCCATTCATCTCGCGCCGGATGCGATGCCGGCATATTTAGAGCTTCAAATGCATACCAATCCCATTCTATCTCCGGATATTTACGCCTTACAAATCCAAGACGTGTAAAAATAGAAACGATTTCTTCTATTGCCTGGCTTGTTATATGCAAATGCCCAACTCTTGGCTTTTCACCTGGCAACGTTCTATCAATCCATTCTTCTTTAGCAAAATTTCCAAGCCGTTCTGATTGCAGTTCTACTTGTCTTGTTTTTATAGCTTCTTGTATTTCTGTTTTTATCTCATTCGCCAAACGTCCTATATTTTTTTTATTTTCTGTAGAAAGCTTTGGCAATTCCTTAACTAAAAAAGTATATTTTCCTTTTCTTCCAAAATAATTAACTTCAAAATCCTGCAAAGCTTCTGCATTTTTTGCTTTTTCCAAATCCGCCATAGCGGATTTTTTTAATTGTTGAAGCTTGTCTTTCATAAATAGTATTCCTCGACTTGCTCCGCTCGCTTATGATAGTAGCGGGCGATTGATTGCTGTAATTTTTACAACTTATATTTTATTTCTTTTTTCTTGAGTCCATTTGCATCTGCATGCTGACAACTGTTAGCTTATTATTTATCATTGCCAAAAATTTTTTCCTTGTGCCTTCGTCGCTAATTAATTCTCGCGAAGATATGCGTATTTCATTCGCTAAACGATCTATTTTTGCCATCAATCCTTTTGATTCTCCCTTTTCTTCATACTCTCTACGCAAACCAACCATTTCTAAATAAAAATCTCTATCTTCTGGCGTAAGTTTATCAAAATCCAAATTCTTCAAATGCGTATCATCTTTATCCTGATCTTCTATTTCTGTGTCAAAACGCGCGCTATCCAAATCCGGTTCGTCAACCCCCGTCCCTTGCATATCATCATCCAAACTCCCCTTTGGATGCTCTTCGTCAGTCATCTCTTCAATATCCTCTCCTGTTAATTCTATTACCTCCTCTGGCATTAATTTTTTTTCCATATGGTTTTTATTTAATTTTAACTAAATACTAATTGTCGCTATATGCTAATGAATTATACTCTGCCATAAATCCACAAACTTCGAACCAAATTTAACAAAATCTCTATATGTTATGACTATCAATAATATCATCAGTAATGCAAAACCGGAATTATGAATAATATTTTCTATTTTTTGACTGACTGGTTTGCCTCGCAATTTTTCTACGGCTAAGAATAGAAGCCGACCGCCATCAAGCGCAGGAAAAGGAAAAATATTCAAAATTGCCAAGTTAATTGATAATAAAGCCGTAAATTGCAAAATATAGATAAATCCGAGCTTAGCAACACGCGCCGTAATAACGGCAATGCCGACAGGCCCTGATATTTCTTCTGCTCCGCCTCGGCCAATAATTAAATTTTTAAGAAGAATGATAAATGCAATCGCAATTTCCTTAAAATAATAAAGAGCCTCAACTATACCTTTCCATATTGCTATATGCCACGGATAAGAAACAATAGCGGTTTCAACAAGCCCAACGCCAACTCCACCCCTGCCTGTTTCTTGCAAAATTTGTGGAATAATAGTTTTTTCAAATTGTTGGTCGCCTCTTTTTATTGTATAAACAACACCTTCTCCCACATTTTGTGTTAAATAATCTTGTATACTGCTAAATACAATTTCTTTTCCATCAATCAACAAAATCTCATCGCCTGTTTTCAGCCCGGCGTGCTCTGCCTCCGAACCGGACGAAACGCTTACAATCTGAACATTTTTTTCACTTATAATTGCTGACTTAGAGATAGTGCTGTCTAGCGCTTGCGGAAGACCAATCATATAACCCGCTCCCAACAAAAACATTGCTAAAATAATATTCATTACTACACCTGCTACCAATATTACCGCTTTTTTCCAAATTTTTAATCCGGCAAAACTATCAGAATCATTTTTATCGCTCCCATCTTCTCCTTTTATTTTTACGAATCCGCCGAGCGGTATCCAATTTAAAGAATAAATAGTGTTGTCGGCTTT
Proteins encoded in this window:
- a CDS encoding phenylalanine--tRNA ligase subunit beta — encoded protein: MNILVSYNWLKEYLKTGLKPEEFASCVSLCGVGVERIYPQGETWDKIVLGKILEIKKHPNADKLKLVLTDIGKKVEIVCGGSNLEVGMKVAVALEGAKVRWHGEGELVELKTTEIRGVKSGGMICAASEIGLDWQFEQKDSHEILDLSAISAKSGTLLAKALNLQDTIFDIEVTTNRPDELCILGVAREAGTILKAPFEFPKITSINGKKGNILKVENKEPELCYRYQAVVIEGVEVKESPWWLKQKLMTVGSRSINNIVDITNLILWEMGQPLHAFDYDKLLDKKIIIRCAKKGEKIKALDGEEYKLGEDNLVIADGKNPSAVAGVMGGESSGVSEETKTIVLEAATFNPVTVRKTSRGLGLRSESSNLFEKGLSTEATTNALYRAAELIKEIAGGKIVSEVFDLRSKKFSPKEITLDTERAKKIIGADIKIAEMADILSRLGFFVKTDGKRIKAKAPYWRECDIEIEEDLIEEIARIFGYHNLPNTLPKGELPDEVLDKSFVWEKKIKQFAVSAGFFEVMPYTMVSKKALDTFNLKDAVKIANPLSEDLAYMRPSILPSLVGISRENENRSSEGEIFELGRVYKKSGKGELPKEEIRFAGAVWGNSPEGQLFYKIKGFLSALLKKYGVSYTFGDCENKNYHPTRSFVVLVGKENLGCFGELHPAVLLKVGVETRVAVFDLDFGRLLEHLKSHKPYESLPEFPGILRDVAFIVDKKQEYEEIKQAIYSQDALIRDVDFFDAYEGKGVPTGKKSLALHIFFCSSHKTLEAKEAENVMGKIVNMLKNKFKAEIR
- a CDS encoding phenylalanine--tRNA ligase subunit alpha encodes the protein MKDKLQQLKKSAMADLEKAKNAEALQDFEVNYFGRKGKYTFLVKELPKLSTENKKNIGRLANEIKTEIQEAIKTRQVELQSERLGNFAKEEWIDRTLPGEKPRVGHLHITSQAIEEIVSIFTRLGFVRRKYPEIEWDWYAFEALNMPASHPARDEWETFFIDLPVGKKGKIVLTPHTSSGQVREMESGKLPIRMMNISKTYRRQSDVSHTPVFHQFEGLFIDKDVSIANLKGVLDYFAKSFFGEGRRTRLRPFHFRFTEPSFEIDVSCDVCGGIGKLEDGLKCRLCKEGWLELGGAGMIHPNVLKAGGIDPKIYNGFAFGWGVERTFMMKEGMKIDDIRLLYKNDLRFLKQF
- the rseP gene encoding RIP metalloprotease RseP, which gives rise to MLITLLIFLIVLGLIVFVHEFGHFICAKKLGAKAEEFGFGFPPRMIGIYKKNKNWKICFRKTPKADNTIYSLNWIPLGGFVKIKGEDGSDKNDSDSFAGLKIWKKAVILVAGVVMNIILAMFLLGAGYMIGLPQALDSTISKSAIISEKNVQIVSVSSGSEAEHAGLKTGDEILLIDGKEIVFSSIQDYLTQNVGEGVVYTIKRGDQQFEKTIIPQILQETGRGGVGVGLVETAIVSYPWHIAIWKGIVEALYYFKEIAIAFIILLKNLIIGRGGAEEISGPVGIAVITARVAKLGFIYILQFTALLSINLAILNIFPFPALDGGRLLFLAVEKLRGKPVSQKIENIIHNSGFALLMILLIVITYRDFVKFGSKFVDLWQSIIH